One Paramisgurnus dabryanus chromosome 8, PD_genome_1.1, whole genome shotgun sequence DNA window includes the following coding sequences:
- the igflr1 gene encoding IGF-like family receptor 1: protein MTSDICVDGTYFDLTEHTCEPCKHKYESKKGLEFTSNCGQDDHGNQVDYIYQNCRKGTFNDGSFEKCQQCTQCSYETLSPCNSESNAVCCQEWEVVKDGRCAVRPVTTTVTTTVITTTSRNNSTHVSFTEPSTTLTPPRVINETALFVCVGLLSVLTLLCMLFILRRRTRRSNREQNSNGEIREILPYENFPQNVIYTPIYENKNTDWSQPVTGSSSKLLAPEIQNAPLNTVLNNLDVLEELVLLLDPDITGAKNTRHLAAQCSFSFAWINYAYLMKDHKSPLVAVLEGVVAKNPEWTVADFAKLLTAIGRNDAVEILTKLPAIVV, encoded by the exons ATGACTTCGGACATTTGTGTAGATGGGACGTACTTTGATCTTACGGAGCATACATGTGAACCATGCAAACAtaaatatgaaagtaaaaagG GTTTAGAATTCACTTCAAATTGCGGACAGGACGATCATGGTAACCAAGTTGATTATATATACCAAAACTGCAGAAAAGGAACATTTAACGATGGATCGTTTGAAAAATGCCAACAATGTACCCAGTGCTCATATGAGACTTTGTCTCCCTGCAATTCCGAATCCAATGCCGTCTGTTGCCAAGAATG ggaGGTTGTTAAAGATGGACGTTGCGCTGTTCGACCAGTGACAACCACAGTGACAACCACCGTGATAACA actaCGAGTAGAAACAATAGCACGCATGTCTCCTTCACTGAACCAAGCACCACTCTTACCCCCCCTCGTGTCATTAATGAGACAG CGTTGTTTGTATGTGTAGGGCTTTTGTCTGTCCTTACTTTGCTCTGTATGTTGTTTATCCTAAGGAGGAGGACCAGACGTTCAAACCGAG AACAGAACTCCAATGGAGAGATAAGGGAAATCCTGCCATATGAAAACTTTCCTCAAAATGTTATATACACGCCAATCTATGAGAACAAAAATACGGACTGGTCACAGCCTGTGACTGGCTCTTCAAGTAAACTGTTAG CTCCTGAGATCCAGAATGCACCTTTGAATACAGTGCTAAACAACCTGGATGTTCTCGAGGAACTTGTTTTGTTATTGGACCCAGACATAACTGGTGCAAAAAACACACGTCACCTTGCTGCCCAATGCTCATTTTCATTCGCCTGGATCAATTATGCTTACTTAATGAAGGACCACAAAAGCCCTCTCGTCGCCGTCCTGGAGGGGGTCGTCGCCAAAAACCCGGAATGGACTGTCGCTGATTTTGCTAAACTGTTGACCGCTATTGGTCGCAATGATGCAGTGGAGATTTTAACAAAGCTTCCTGCTATTGTAGTATAA